CATGATGGGCACCGTCCGAGCCGACTGACGGTGATGCACACGAACTGTCCCGACGATCGCGAGAGGTGAGGACGATGATGGGCAACGGATGGGGCATGGGCATGATGTGGGTCTGGCCCCTGCTGATCGTCGGTGTCGTGGTCCTCGTCGTGTTCCTGCTGCGACAGTCCTCGGGGACTCCGGGCCCGGGCGGAGGGTCCGGTGAGTCGCCGAGGGGTGAGGGTGGCCGGAGTCGAGCGCGCGAGATCCTCGACGAACGCTACGCCCGCGGCGAGATCGATGATCAGGAGTACCACCAACGACTGCGACACCTCCGAGGCGATGTCGACGAGTAGCAGTTCCTGACGGCGCCCCGCCGCTGTCACCCCACCCGGCCGTCGAAGGCGGGGTGGTGGGTCGCGACGGCTCGGCCCGTCGTCAGGTGACCACCCAGGTAGCCACCGACTCCCGAGACGGCTGCGCCGAGGAGCGCCCATCGCGCCCCGGCGCCGTCGCGACCGCGTCGCCGGGCGACCCAGGAACCGGCATAGGCGCTGAGCGCAGCCGCGTTGACGACGGCGTGGACGAGGCCGACCCGCTTGTCGCGGGGGCCTGCCTCCGACCACTGGGCCCACCCGGTCCAGGCGGTTGGGCCGAAGGCGAGGATGCCGGTGCCGACGAGTGTCCGTGCCGGGGCCGACCACTGGCCGCGCCCGACGAGGTCGAGCACGCTCGAGGAGATCCACGTCCCGAGGACGACGTCGGTGAGCACGGGGTGGAGCGCATGACCGAGCCAGTCGCCGCGCAGGACCGCTCCCCGCGTCCCGGACCCGAAGGCGGTGCGGATGTGGGGCTCCAGTGCCTGCACCGGGCCGTCGAGCCCGGCGGCGTCCTCGAGCCGCTGGGTCCAGCGCACGATCGTGGGTGCAGCGGGGTGGGTGGCCATGCCTGCTCCTCGACGAGATGGGTGGTGCGACGTCATCGGCGCACTCGTCTCCACGGTGCTCCTCGGTGTGGGAAAGGGCAACCGCATGGGGAACACTTGCGGTGCTCGCGACCCCGCGTGCACACCTGCCGGACGACCCTCGGACGGTCAGGAGGGCGAGTTGGTCCGGGACCGCTTCGCCGACCCCGCTCCCGGTCGGTCGGCGCCGGCGATGACGGCCGCCGTCGCCCTGGCCGACGGGCCCACGCCGACCAGAGTGGCCGACGCGGGCCCCGTCCAGTCGCCGTAGCCCACGAGGAAGACCCGTGGGTCGTCCAGGGCTTGTGTCCCGGGGGTGCGGCCGACCGCGACCCGGCCGTCCTCGCCCCGCAGTCGCAGCGGACGCAAGTGGCGCAGAGCCGGGCGGAATCCGGTGCACCAGATCACGGTGTCCACCTCGCGACTCGAGCCGTCCGCCCAGACGAGGGCGTGCTCGGTGAGCTCGGCGAAGGCCGGATGGGCCTCGAGCACACCTCGATCGCGCGCCTGACGCACCGAGGGCACCATGACGATGTCGCCCAGCCCACCGATCCCCGGGTCCTCGCGCCCCTCCTGGAGCGCCTCGATGCGCCGACGTGCTGTGGCGAAGAGGGCGCGCCCGTCGAGGTCATCGGGCAAGAAGCGCGGTTCCCGGACGGTCACCCACACCGTGGTGGCCACCGTCGAGACCTCGGCGAGGACCTGGGCCGCGGAGTTGCCCCCGCCGACGATCGCGACCCGTTGCCCGGCGAAGTCCTCCGGCCGTCGGTACTGCGCCGCATGGAGCTGGCGACCCGTGAATCTCGCCATCCCCGGATAGGTCGGCCAGAAGGGCCGGGCCCAGGTCCCAGTGGTCGAGACCACGGTCTCGGTCGCGATCGTGCCTCCGGACCCGCGGACCAGCAGCCTTCGGGAGCCGTCGTCGGGGTCCTCGACCGCGGTGACCGTAAACGGACGTCGTACCTTCAGGTCGTACCGCTCCTCGTACCGGGTGAGGTAGTCCACGACATGGCGGGCGGGTGGGTATCCCTTCGCGGCGTCGTCCCACGGCGGCATGGGCCATCCGGGGAGGGCGGAGGCGCTGGCCGGGGAGAAGAGACGCAAGCCCTCCCACATGTGCCGCCACGCGCCCCCGGGCCGGTCGGCGGCGTCCAGGATGACGAAGTCGACACCGGGCTCCAGCCCGTAGCGCCGCAGGTAGAAGCCGGTGGCGAGCCCCGACTGGCCGGCGCCGACCACGACCGTCCGGACGGTGGCATCCGTCGAGGGAGACGTCATCGAAGTCCTCTCAGCGCGAAGGGCCACATGCTATCGACGGCTCAGGTCGGCGGGGCGGAGCGTGGTGGCAGATCAACCGACCGCATCATCAAGGCGCAGCACGTACGTGAACGCGACAGCAGCCGTGGAGATGTGGCCACTGTGGTCCGCGGTCCCGGATCGCCGGGCGATCGTGCAGAATCGCAGCCATGGTTCGAGTGCAAGAGGTCGTGCGACGTCCTGAGTTCACCACCGACCTGCTGCAGATCCTCAAGAGCATGGCCGCGGGCACGCTGGCGTGGTGGATCTCGGTCAGGATCCTCGACTCCTCGCTGGCCTTCCTGGCTCCGTGGACCGCGTTGCTGACCGTCCACGCCACGGTCCACCGCTCGCTCTCGCGCGGCGTCCAGACGACGATTGCGTCGACGGTCGGGGTCGGCCTGTCGTTTCTGATCGGTGCCTACCTCGGCGTGAGCGTGTGGACCTTCGCCCTGGCCCTGTTCGTCGGACTGGCCGGGGCCCGGATCTCGTGGATCCGCGACGAGGGAGTGGCGATCGCGACCACGGCGATCTTCGTCCTCGGCAGCGGCTTCACCGAGCAACAACCGCTGCTGCTCGACCGTCTCGTCGAGGTGGGCGTCGGTGTCGGTATCGGGATCGCGGTCAACCTGCTGGTCATCCCACCCCTGCGCGATCAGCAGGCTGCGCGCTACGTCGACAGCATCAATCGCCGGATGGGCGATGTCCTGGTCGACATGGCCGATGAGTTCGCGTCGTCGTGGGAGACCGACCAGGCCGACTCGTGGCGCCGTGAGACCGAGTCGATGACGCGTGAGCTCAACACCGCCTGGCAGTCCGTGAGGTTCGCTCGCGAGAGCAGGCTCGCGAATCCGCGGCAGCGACTGGGTCGAGGGGGCCCTGGGCGGGCGGTGGGCCGTGACGTCGGCTACGAGGAGATCCTGTCCCGCGTCGACGAGGGGATCTCACACCTGCGCCACCTCGCCCGCACCCTGCACGAGGCCGCATACGCGGAGGGTGCCTGGGACGAGCGGTTCCGCGAGCGCTGGACCCATATCGTCCGGGACGCGGGTCGGGCCATCGCCGATCCGGACGCGGACGTGGAGCCGGTCCACGACCGGCTGACCGCTCTGGCCAGGGAGATGTCCGACGACGCGGACCTGCCCAAGGAGTCCTGGCCGCTCTACGGCTCGCTCCTGTCGAGCATGCGGCACATCGCCGTCATCGTCGACGACGTCGCGTCGGACCGAGAGGCGCGCGAGGCATCCCACCGCACTCTGTCTCTCGGGAGTTAGAGCCGCAGCGGACGGGGTAGGTGCCTGCCACAGCGACGTCGCGACAGGAGTACCGCCATGATCGAAGCACCTGGAGCCCGACAGGTCCGCGGAGCCCGAGGATGAGCCGGGCCCGGACCGCCCTCGTCGCGGGTGCTTCACGCGGGCTCGGCCTGCTCGTGGCCCGCGAACTCGCCCACCGCGGGCTGGATGTGGCCATCTGCGCGCGTGACGCCGCAGAGCTGGAGCAGGCCGTGACCCAGCTCGCGGGCGAAGGCGCCGCGGTGCGGTCGTACGTCTGTGACGTCACGGACCGCGCGGCGGTCACCGACCTCGTGGCCCGTCTCGAGCGCGAGCACGGGCCCCTCGACGTCGCCATCCACGTCGCGGGCATCATCCAGGTCGGGCCGTTGGCCGCGATGACGGCCGACAGGTTCGACGAGGCGATCGACATCATGCTGCGCGGACCGATCAACCTGGCTCTCGCCGTCCTGCCCGGGATGAGGGATCGTGGCTTCGGCCGGATCGGGACGGTCACCTCGATCGGTGGCGTGGTCAGTGTCCCGCACCTGCTGCCCTACAGCGCTGCCAAGTTCGGAGCCGTCGGCTTCTCGCAGGGACTGTCGGCGGAGCTGGCGGGCACCGGCGTGACGTCGACGACCATCGTCCCGGGACTGATGCGGACCGGCTCCCACCTGCACGCCCAGTTCACCGGTGACGCCGGGGCCGAGTTCGCCTGGTTCGGCCCCGGGGCCTCGTTGCCGCTCGTCGCGATGGATGCCGACAAGGCGGCCCGACGGATGGTGCAGGGCGTCCTTGCGGGTGATCCGATGGTCACCCTGACGCCGATGGCACACATCGGCAGGCGGGTCGCGGGCCTGGCCCCGGCAACCACCACGCGCCTGATGGGCCTGGTCAACCGGGCGCTGCCCTCCGGGGCCGATGTCGACATCCATGAGGGGATGCACGCCCGGACCGGCCTGCGCACCGTGCCCCGGCGGGTCGTCGACACCCTGACGGTGATGGGTGATCGCGTCGCCCGCCGTACGAATGAGACCAAGCCCTCGCCATTCGTCGCGACGAGGACGGACACCCACGGACCGGGCGCTGCCCCCGACGCGTCCGATACCGGCGACGATCCACAGCACACGGACGGGATGAGCCCATGACTCGCTTCGAGTTCGCCTTCAGCCGTGCCTACCGCGCTGCCGGCCTGCCGTTCGGCGTGAACCCGAGGACGGCCTGGGCTGCGATCGACGGCGACCGGCTGTCAGTGCACTTCGGCCCGTGGCGCCTGCGAACCTCCTTGGACAACATCGCCAATGCCACCATCACCGGTGGCTTCGCCTTCATCAAGACGGCCGGTCCGGCGCACCTGTCCTTGGCGGACCGTGGCGTCACGTTCGCGACGAACGGGGAGCGTGCTGTGTGCCTGGAGTTCCACAGGCCCGTAACGGCGATCGACCCGATGGGCCTGATCACGCACCCCAACGCCACGCTCACCCCCTCCGATCCGGAGAGCTTCCTGGCCGCGCTGGGAGGGGATCTGCCCGAGGCGAGCTGACCGGGGCCATGGTCGCGAGTGCGGCGTCGCTTCGGTCCTGGGCCTCACGGTCGTGCGTGGACACCCAGGCCAGGAGCTCGTCGGCACCGGTCCGACGGATCAGTGCGCCGAGCTCGTCGAGGACCTCCTCTGCCGTGCCGTGGACGGCGCGGGCCAGGTGCTCGTCGACCGCGGCCTGCTGCCGGCCGGTGAGCGCCATCGCCGGCTGTGACCTCAGGGGTGGGAAGGCGCCGGTCGTGCGGGACTCCACCATGGCCCAGGCCTCCGGCAGCGCGAGCTCCCGGGCCCGCGCCGACGAGTCGGCGATCATCACGTCGGCGCTGACGAGGACGTACGGCTCCGGACAGGCAGGGCTCGGGACGAACCGATCGCGGTAGTCCCACAGCGGCGCGGCGTCGGCCCACACCACGGGCCCGCCCACGACCACGGGCAGGCCCCGCTCCGCCGCGACAGCCAGACCGGAGCCGGTGGCGAGGACGAAGACCGGAGGCGACGGCACCCCCTTCGGCATCGCGGTGACCGGGCCGGCGTCGTCGAGGAAGTCCACGAGGGCGGACAGGTCCTCGGCGAACTGCTCCGGCGGGTACGCGTGCACACCGAGGGCGTCGCGGACCGGCGCGGTGAATCCGAGCGACCGCCCGACCCCGAGGTCGACCCGACCCGGGTACAGGGCTGCGAGCATCCGGGCCTGCTCGGCGACGACGAGCGGTCGGTGGTT
Above is a window of Janibacter cremeus DNA encoding:
- a CDS encoding SHOCT domain-containing protein; the protein is MMGNGWGMGMMWVWPLLIVGVVVLVVFLLRQSSGTPGPGGGSGESPRGEGGRSRAREILDERYARGEIDDQEYHQRLRHLRGDVDE
- a CDS encoding DUF2231 domain-containing protein — protein: MATHPAAPTIVRWTQRLEDAAGLDGPVQALEPHIRTAFGSGTRGAVLRGDWLGHALHPVLTDVVLGTWISSSVLDLVGRGQWSAPARTLVGTGILAFGPTAWTGWAQWSEAGPRDKRVGLVHAVVNAAALSAYAGSWVARRRGRDGAGARWALLGAAVSGVGGYLGGHLTTGRAVATHHPAFDGRVG
- a CDS encoding ArsO family NAD(P)H-dependent flavin-containing monooxygenase, encoding MTSPSTDATVRTVVVGAGQSGLATGFYLRRYGLEPGVDFVILDAADRPGGAWRHMWEGLRLFSPASASALPGWPMPPWDDAAKGYPPARHVVDYLTRYEERYDLKVRRPFTVTAVEDPDDGSRRLLVRGSGGTIATETVVSTTGTWARPFWPTYPGMARFTGRQLHAAQYRRPEDFAGQRVAIVGGGNSAAQVLAEVSTVATTVWVTVREPRFLPDDLDGRALFATARRRIEALQEGREDPGIGGLGDIVMVPSVRQARDRGVLEAHPAFAELTEHALVWADGSSREVDTVIWCTGFRPALRHLRPLRLRGEDGRVAVGRTPGTQALDDPRVFLVGYGDWTGPASATLVGVGPSARATAAVIAGADRPGAGSAKRSRTNSPS
- a CDS encoding FUSC family protein; this encodes MVRVQEVVRRPEFTTDLLQILKSMAAGTLAWWISVRILDSSLAFLAPWTALLTVHATVHRSLSRGVQTTIASTVGVGLSFLIGAYLGVSVWTFALALFVGLAGARISWIRDEGVAIATTAIFVLGSGFTEQQPLLLDRLVEVGVGVGIGIAVNLLVIPPLRDQQAARYVDSINRRMGDVLVDMADEFASSWETDQADSWRRETESMTRELNTAWQSVRFARESRLANPRQRLGRGGPGRAVGRDVGYEEILSRVDEGISHLRHLARTLHEAAYAEGAWDERFRERWTHIVRDAGRAIADPDADVEPVHDRLTALAREMSDDADLPKESWPLYGSLLSSMRHIAVIVDDVASDREAREASHRTLSLGS
- a CDS encoding SDR family NAD(P)-dependent oxidoreductase; protein product: MSRARTALVAGASRGLGLLVARELAHRGLDVAICARDAAELEQAVTQLAGEGAAVRSYVCDVTDRAAVTDLVARLEREHGPLDVAIHVAGIIQVGPLAAMTADRFDEAIDIMLRGPINLALAVLPGMRDRGFGRIGTVTSIGGVVSVPHLLPYSAAKFGAVGFSQGLSAELAGTGVTSTTIVPGLMRTGSHLHAQFTGDAGAEFAWFGPGASLPLVAMDADKAARRMVQGVLAGDPMVTLTPMAHIGRRVAGLAPATTTRLMGLVNRALPSGADVDIHEGMHARTGLRTVPRRVVDTLTVMGDRVARRTNETKPSPFVATRTDTHGPGAAPDASDTGDDPQHTDGMSP
- a CDS encoding MsnO8 family LLM class oxidoreductase; this encodes MTLSVPVSLLDRSRTRAGEPGGTALRATVERAARAEGLGFHRFWVAEHHAVPGIASGSPPLLMAAIAASTQRIRVGSGGVMLPNHRPLVVAEQARMLAALYPGRVDLGVGRSLGFTAPVRDALGVHAYPPEQFAEDLSALVDFLDDAGPVTAMPKGVPSPPVFVLATGSGLAVAAERGLPVVVGGPVVWADAAPLWDYRDRFVPSPACPEPYVLVSADVMIADSSARARELALPEAWAMVESRTTGAFPPLRSQPAMALTGRQQAAVDEHLARAVHGTAEEVLDELGALIRRTGADELLAWVSTHDREAQDRSDAALATMAPVSSPRADPLPARPGSSPDRRG